GAAATCACCTCCATCGGATCCGGATAGTTCTTGAGGCGCTTGGACATTTTCTGTCCATCCTCCGCTAAAATCGTTCCATTTACCAATACCTGTTTATATGCCGGTTTTTCGAAAAGCGCGGTTGCCAAAACGTGTAACGAATAAAACCATCCGCGTGTCTGGTCCAGTCCCTCGGCAATATAATGAGCCGGATATCCCTTATTATTCTTCGGATCGAATATATCCGTATTTTCAAACGGATAATGTTGCTGTCCGTAAGGCATAGATCCCGATTCAAACCAACAATCAAATACTTCAGGAATACGCTTCATCACACCCCCGCACGAACACGCAAGCACAATATCATCCACGAACGGTCTATGCATATTAAGCCAACCACGCTCATCGTAGGGGAAATTCCGCACATGAAGCGGACGCAATTCTCCCTGCTTAATATAATGCCGTCTCTCGCCAAGCCATTTATCAAGAGCGCGTTCCGGCAAAACATAATCCATAGACGCCTCAAGAACCCACAATGGATCTCCGTGACTCACAATAAGAATACGCTTTCCCTCATGTTTTTTATCAATATCCCGTACTGCGTTTACCATACGCTCTTGCACATCATGTAAAGACTCCCCTCCCTTTGGCGCATTCGCAATACGGTTATGATGATCATTACCGAAATATGCCAGATATTCACGTACTTCCTTCCCCTCAAATTCCGTACCATGCCTTAGTTCCCTTAGACGTTCGTCATATACAATTTTTGCTCCCGTTATATGCGCTACAATTTCCGCCGTCTCGCGCGTGCGCACGAAGTCGGATGCGTAAATAACATCCACTCCTCCATCTTTCAGTAATTGCCGGGCTATGTTACTAATATCGTTTTTTCCTTTGTCCGTCATATGAATGGGAGCCTCGGGATCATGCGTAATTTTTACATACTTCACGTCCGAAATACCATTACCTGAGCCATCCAAATCATTACGCTCTCCGTGACGCAAAACAAAAAAAGTATTGGCTTTTGTAATACGCCTCTCTTCCAGTTCGACAAGCGAACCTACCACGTGTATGTCTTTACACTTCTCGCATCGCCATACCGGCAAGGGCGCTCCCCAATAACGACTCCGCGAAATAGACCAGTCTGGCGCCGTTTCAAGACCTCTGCCAAACCTCCCCTCCTTTAAGTGTTCCGGTGACCATACAATATCTTTATTTGCCGCAATAAGATTTTCCCGAATGGACGGTACATTCACAAACCATGAGTTTGCGGCATAATTAAGAAGCGGTGTATCACATCTCCAGCAAAACGGATACGAGTGAGTAATTTTCTTTTTTGCAAACAATACTCCTGTATGTGCCAAGTGCTTTATAATTTCTATATCAGTTTTTTGATGATCATCTTTCGGTTTCACCGGTAAACCCGCAAAGTCCCGTATATCATCCACAAAGCTACCATCTCCCTTTACATGCTGAACGAACGGTAAATGATGTTTCTTGCCCAACTGCATATCTTCATCTCCAAATGCGGGTGCAATGTGCACAACACCAGTACCTTCGTTGGTTGTTACAAAATCACCCGCATATATTTTCCAACCGTTTTCCCCATCCGGCAAATCTTTTTGTTTAATGTAATAATCAAATACCGGCTTATATGCACGACCTACTAATTGTGCTCCCGGCACTTCGTCGATAATTTCATATTCCCCTTCAATAACATCTTTTATGAGATCCTTAGCAAGATAAAACACCGGATCATCATTAGCATGATCCGTCCCGTATTCCGATGTTGCCACATCGGCGCGCCTTTGTACCTTTGCGTAGATAATATCAGGATGTACCGCAAGCGCCACATTTCCGGGCAATGTCCAGGGCGTCGTTGTCCATGCAAGCACAAAAGCGCCCTTTTCATCCGCGAGTTCAAATTGCACGGTGACAGAAATATCCGTAATGTCTTTATATCCCTGACTTACTTCAAAATTTGCAAGTGTTGTTTCGCATCGCGGACAGAGATGCATCGACTTATATCCCTCATAAATAAGTTGTTTATCGTAGAGCGTTTTAAAAATCCACCATACCGATTCCGTATACGTTGGATCCATTGTCCGATAATCGTTTTCCATATCCACCCAGCGACCAATACGAGGAATAATACGTCGCCAATCATCGGCATACCGAAGAACCGTTTCTTCGGCACGGCGGTTAAACTTAGCAATACCGTATTCTTCAATTTCCTTCTTATGCGTAAATCCTAATTCCTGTTCAATAATATTCTCGAGCGGAAGACCATGACAGTCCCATCCCCATCTTCGCGGCACATAACGTCCGCGCATGGTCTGATAACGCGGAATAACATCTTTAAGGACGCTCGCCAAAATATGCCCGTAATGCGGAAGGCCGGTAGCAAACGGCGGACCGTCATAAAATACAAATTCTTCTTTATTTTTCGTCTGTTCCAAGCTTTTCTCAAAAATCTTATGCTCACGCCAAAAAGCGAGAATTTCCTCTTCTCGCTCCGCTATCGTTTTTTTCGCCTGTTCGTCTGCCATATACGCCCTATACTACGGGAAATATCGTATTTATTAAACTTGACAATATAATAATATAATACCACGGTATATTCGGTAAAATATTCAGTAACCTCCCGAAATACCGTTACCGTAAAAAACACCAGGTAAAAAACCGTGTTTTTACCTGGTGTTTTTTATTTCTCACAATATACAAAGATCCTCAAATTGAACAACTTTTATTACATTTCTTCAGGGGCATCTATTCCTAAAAGATATAATCCTTTTTTAAGAGTAGTTGCCGCCGCATCCACCAATGCCAAACGAAACTGCCTGATCTCTTCATGTTCTTCCGTCAGAACAGGACATGCATGATAAAAATCATTTGTAGTCTTAGCAAGCACAAATACATATCCGGCAATGATGTGTGGTGCGTAATCGGCGAGCGCATCCGTAATCGCCTCCGGGAAACGTAAAATCCGCACCACGAGCGCACGTTCTTTTTCTTCCATCTTTACCGTGTTCGGAAGTGAGATTTTCGAAGATTTTGCTTTGCGTAAGATGCTTTTTAACCGCGCATGCGTGTACTGAATATATGGTCCGGTATCTCCATCGAATGATAGAGCGTTATCCCATGTAAATACGATATCGGATTTTCTGTTATGCGAAAGATCAAAATACTTTATTGCTCCTATACCCACCTGATGCGCAATCGTATCGGCCTGCGAAAGATCCGGATTTTTTTCATCAATAATGGCGCGCGCCCGATCATACGCCTCGTCAAACAGTGCATCCAGCGCAATAACCGTTCCCTTTCGCGTACTCATAGATCCTTCCGGAAGGCGCATCTCGCCGTAAGAAACATGCTCTGAAACCCCCGCGTCATTATATCCCAACAAATCCGCCACCCGAAACACCTGCCGAAAATGATATTCCTGACGCACATCCACTACATATATATTTTTCCAAAAACGCCATTGTTTCTTCCTATATGCAATAGTGGCAAGATCACGCAATAAATAAGTGGATGCGCCATCCGACTTACGAAGTACCGCTTCTCCCAACCGTTCCCCTGTAAGATCAACCAAAACAGCCCCTTCCACATTTTTTGCAACACCTTTCGTAATTGCTTCATCAACAATCCGCGCCATATCATTTTCATATGCCGACTCTCCCTTATGCTCATCAAAGGGAAGAAGATCTAATCGATGCGCCCCCTCCTCCAGTTTTTTCATGGAAACGGCTACCATCCATTGCCAAATGTCCCTGTTTTCCTTATCCCCTCTTTCCAGCTTCGCAAATTCCGCTTTCGCGCGTTCCCGCCGTTCGGGCTCCTCTTCTATTTTTTTATTCTCTTTTTTGTATATATCCTCAAGAAATGCGAACGGATCTTCCGCAATGCGCGGCTTTATATCATCCGTTATATTCTCTTTATATGCAAGGAGCAATATACCAAATTGCGTTCCCCAATCTCCCACATGCGTATCCGACACCGCATGATATCCCCCTGCGGCAAACATGCGCTTCAACGCATCGCCAATAATACCGGTACGCATGTGTCCTATATGTGGGCGCTTTGCGATATTAAGCTGAAAATATTCAACGACAACTGTTTTTCCAGCTCCCGCCGTACTGGTACCCCATGTTTCTTTTTTCTCCAAAACACCCTCCGCAAGCTCTCGCATTAAGAAAGCATCCGCAAGAAAGAAATTTACAAATCCCGGAGCCGCCGCCTCTGCACACCACATATCATTTGTCAGTTTGCTCGCAAGCTCATTTGCAATATCCATCGGACTTTTTCTCAAGGAATCCGCAAGAAGAAGTGCTACATTTGTGGCATAATTTCCGTGAGACACATCGTCCGGCTCCGACACAGAAAAAACCGGCATATCTCTTTCCGGCGCATCTACTATCATGGTGTGTACGGCCTCTTCAAGACATGCCCGAATTTGATCGCGTATCGTCATACCTCCACTTTAGCGAAGAACGGTAAAAAGTGAAAGCGCGAGAAACATCACCGTTCCTCACCGCGCACTACGTCCATCGCCGTAAGACCACCTTCATCTTCGCAAACAACGACTGCATCTTTCTCTTTTGTGCCGGAAGATGAATCAGATATAACCACTTCCTCCACCCATGCATGCGTACCAAGATCCGCCCCTTCATTAAGAGAGCACCTATCAGCATTAAGTGCGGTGTATAATGTAAAAAATGTACAAAGACCGTTCTCACGGCATGCTATAGTTCCCGTTGTATCCGAAAATACCTGCGTTGTACGCACAAAAGACGTGCATCCCGCACAAGGAGCGGGTACGGACAGCACGGATCCACCCGATACCGCCGTTTTAATATCCACCCGTGGCACCCCTGATCCGCCAAGGCGTTCAATAATATAATACCCGCGTCTTTGTAAATTTTCTCGATCCGGCTCAAGTACAACACCTGCCAAGTCCAGCGTTACCGCAATCTGCTCACTTACACCGGTAAGAGAAGCTGATTCATCCGCACATCGTATAGTGTAAACGGTGGGTACCGCATCAAGTGCTACCAATTCCCGTGCCGTATCCGAAGTTGTGTATACTTCTCTCATAGGAAGCAGTACATGTGCATGTCCGGAACCCGGCAAAGCGGAAAATACAAATGTCGTATCATTGAACGGTCGATAGGGAACGGGTATAAAATCGGGTGGAGGATTTTTTACTAAATTTGGTTCCGAAAGCCATGTATATTCATCCTCAAAAGCCGAACGTGCGGTTAACAAGCACGAATCGGCAGACGATCGCCACTCGAGAGATGCAACCATTCCCGTAAACGAACTGCGACTCACTGTGCGCGTAAGGGTAAACGGCTCCCCCACATCATATGTGCGGATAATATGCTTTTGATCTGATGGTCCTCTATAAAGAAGCTTGGAAACAACGCGACCGGTTCGTATAGGCAAAGGTGCATCGCGCCCGTCCGGATCCATTCCGAACTCAAGCGGATGAGCGCGTTCATCCGTACGGTTATCCAATCCAAATGATTGGAGTATGTAATTATTTCCCGTACATGATGTGTCCGTGCACCCGCATTTCCACTCTCCGCCAAACCAACTACATGCGTACACCGCCAGATAATTAACACCTTCCCTTATCATGTCTGCCGGAATGTCCCCCGCGGCGCGTCCTGTGATCCATTCCGAATCCTTATCGTCTTTTTCACCGGTAAGCGTAATTTCTTCCCATTCTTTCACATTCTCTTCATCTACTGATGCACGTTCCGTTAATATAAATGC
This window of the Candidatus Ryanbacteria bacterium CG10_big_fil_rev_8_21_14_0_10_43_42 genome carries:
- a CDS encoding arginine--tRNA ligase codes for the protein MTIRDQIRACLEEAVHTMIVDAPERDMPVFSVSEPDDVSHGNYATNVALLLADSLRKSPMDIANELASKLTNDMWCAEAAAPGFVNFFLADAFLMRELAEGVLEKKETWGTSTAGAGKTVVVEYFQLNIAKRPHIGHMRTGIIGDALKRMFAAGGYHAVSDTHVGDWGTQFGILLLAYKENITDDIKPRIAEDPFAFLEDIYKKENKKIEEEPERRERAKAEFAKLERGDKENRDIWQWMVAVSMKKLEEGAHRLDLLPFDEHKGESAYENDMARIVDEAITKGVAKNVEGAVLVDLTGERLGEAVLRKSDGASTYLLRDLATIAYRKKQWRFWKNIYVVDVRQEYHFRQVFRVADLLGYNDAGVSEHVSYGEMRLPEGSMSTRKGTVIALDALFDEAYDRARAIIDEKNPDLSQADTIAHQVGIGAIKYFDLSHNRKSDIVFTWDNALSFDGDTGPYIQYTHARLKSILRKAKSSKISLPNTVKMEEKERALVVRILRFPEAITDALADYAPHIIAGYVFVLAKTTNDFYHACPVLTEEHEEIRQFRLALVDAAATTLKKGLYLLGIDAPEEM